The following proteins are encoded in a genomic region of bacterium:
- a CDS encoding CRISPR-associated endonuclease Cas6 — MNEYKELFDKIVEFCVEYLSRRKLEGTPMLGFLGDFSVKFEVPDHWGIGKSVSLEFGTIVRNIQKG, encoded by the coding sequence GTGAATGAATACAAGGAATTGTTTGATAAAATAGTGGAGTTTTGTGTAGAATATTTAAGCAGAAGGAAATTAGAAGGCACGCCGATGCTTGGGTTTTTGGGAGATTTTTCAGTTAAGTTTGAGGTTCCTGATCACTGGGGCATTGGCAAATCAGTCTCACTGGAGTTTGGAACAATTGTTCGGAATATACAAAAGGGATAA